In the genome of Candidatus Cloacimonadota bacterium, one region contains:
- a CDS encoding FAD-binding protein, with translation MYPEYMQESIKNVERTRPARLKLAKSGKQLFPRMSAEERDVVLNKFHPDYKTNARREIRIGPNKGERITTKVAELLETYSRINPADFDLSHPDYETDVLVIGAGSAGFSASILASENGADVILVTKLRVGDSNSMMAQGGIQAAVRPDDSPVLHYLDVIGGGHFDNKPELVNALVSDAPDAIKWLQDMGVMFDRNPDGTMFTKSGGGTCRPRMHSARDYTGAAICRTLRDEVYNRPDKIKILEHQPAVELIKDSDGRVAGAVLYHLENKEYFTVKAKATILSTGGFGRLHIQGFETTNHYGATADGLVMGYRAGANLLYMDSVQYHPTGAVYPLQIMGFLCTEKLRGMGAQPVNKNGELFVYPLEPRDIEASSFIRECTERGNGIKTPSGNVGIWLDTPLIEQINGEGAIKENLPAMLRQFGRFDVDITKEPMLVYPTLHYQNGGIEINDHCETKLPGLYVAGEASGGVHGRNRLMGNSQLDLIVFGRRAGKYATEYAKGAKLGKLNLDHVYEYEKEVEKFGIDRKNISPMVLPDYIPEAVKKRQYTAHYEGTLR, from the coding sequence ATGTATCCAGAATATATGCAAGAATCAATAAAAAATGTTGAGAGAACAAGACCTGCAAGGTTAAAATTAGCAAAGTCAGGAAAGCAATTATTCCCTCGTATGTCCGCAGAAGAAAGGGATGTAGTTCTAAACAAATTTCACCCAGATTACAAAACAAATGCAAGACGGGAAATAAGAATAGGTCCAAATAAAGGAGAAAGAATAACAACAAAAGTAGCTGAACTTCTTGAGACCTACTCAAGAATTAATCCAGCAGACTTTGATTTATCCCATCCTGATTATGAGACGGATGTGTTGGTAATAGGTGCTGGTTCTGCAGGATTCTCTGCTTCTATACTTGCTTCAGAAAATGGGGCAGATGTAATTCTCGTTACTAAACTCAGAGTTGGAGATTCAAACTCAATGATGGCTCAAGGTGGCATTCAAGCTGCAGTCAGACCTGACGATTCACCTGTTTTACATTATTTAGATGTTATTGGTGGAGGTCATTTTGATAATAAACCCGAGTTAGTTAACGCATTGGTTTCAGATGCTCCGGATGCAATAAAATGGTTGCAAGACATGGGGGTTATGTTTGATAGAAATCCTGATGGAACAATGTTTACGAAATCGGGTGGTGGAACTTGCAGACCACGAATGCACTCTGCCAGAGACTATACTGGTGCAGCTATCTGCAGAACTCTGCGTGATGAGGTTTATAACAGACCTGATAAGATTAAAATCCTTGAACATCAACCTGCTGTGGAGCTAATAAAAGATAGTGATGGACGCGTCGCAGGTGCGGTCCTTTATCATCTTGAAAATAAAGAATATTTTACTGTTAAAGCCAAGGCTACAATCCTTTCTACAGGTGGGTTTGGCAGACTGCACATACAGGGATTTGAAACCACAAATCACTACGGCGCTACCGCAGATGGTCTGGTAATGGGCTATAGGGCTGGCGCAAACTTATTATATATGGATTCTGTCCAGTATCATCCAACCGGAGCTGTATATCCACTGCAAATTATGGGATTTCTATGCACAGAAAAATTGCGCGGAATGGGTGCACAGCCTGTAAATAAAAATGGTGAACTCTTTGTATATCCTCTTGAACCAAGAGATATAGAGGCTTCATCTTTCATACGGGAATGTACAGAGAGAGGAAACGGAATAAAAACTCCATCTGGAAATGTAGGAATCTGGCTGGATACTCCACTTATTGAACAGATAAATGGCGAAGGAGCAATTAAAGAAAATCTACCTGCTATGTTAAGACAGTTTGGTCGCTTTGATGTGGACATAACAAAAGAGCCGATGCTCGTTTATCCTACTTTGCATTATCAAAACGGCGGAATAGAAATAAACGACCATTGCGAAACAAAGTTGCCTGGACTTTATGTTGCTGGCGAGGCTTCTGGCGGGGTGCATGGTAGAAATAGATTAATGGGCAATTCACAATTAGATTTAATAGTATTTGGCAGAAGAGCTGGTAAATATGCGACAGAATATGCAAAAGGTGCAAAACTTGGCAAATTGAATTTAGACCATGTTTACGAATATGAAAAAGAAGTAGAAAAATTTGGTATTGATAGGAAAAATATCTCCCCAATGGTTCTACCTGACTATATTCCAGAAGCAGTGAAAAAGAGACAGTATACTGCCCACTATGAAGGAACGCTTAGATAA
- a CDS encoding Ni/Fe hydrogenase subunit alpha, whose amino-acid sequence MKKISINPITRLEGHGKIEIFLDDDGNVSNAYLQVPELRGFEQFCIGRPVEELPRITPRICGVCPMAHHMASTKTVDAVYNIKPTPTAVKLRNLVYDAYIMEDHLLHFFFLGGPDFIVTPSAPPEERNILGVIGKVGLEIGTKVIATRRKIREIVTHLSGRIIHPVGGLPGGVSKNLIEEKRKEFLKYAKQALEFAQESIKIFNDIVLKNDKYLDLIVGDIYKHKTYYMGLVDENNKVNFYDGKVRVVDPEGKEILKFEAKDYLKYIAEHVEPWSYMKFPFLKKIGWKGFVDGKNSGVYRVAPLGRLNASNGMATPIAQVKYEKMYDKLGGKPAHNTLAFHWARLIEVIYAAEHMVELLKDKTITSPDIRNLPTGVPNEGVGITEAARGTLFHHYKTDENGIVTAVNLLVATVANAAGMSMSIAKAAQKLIKNSKVNDGLLNMVEMAFRAYDPCLACATHSLPGKTPLIVNIHNNAGNIIKTIRRD is encoded by the coding sequence ATGAAAAAAATATCCATAAATCCAATTACCAGATTAGAGGGACATGGCAAGATTGAAATCTTCCTTGATGATGACGGAAATGTTAGTAATGCATATCTGCAAGTACCCGAGTTACGAGGCTTTGAACAATTTTGTATTGGTAGGCCCGTTGAAGAACTGCCAAGAATAACTCCCCGTATTTGTGGCGTTTGCCCTATGGCACATCATATGGCATCTACTAAAACTGTTGATGCAGTATATAATATAAAACCAACTCCAACTGCTGTAAAATTACGCAATTTAGTTTATGATGCTTATATTATGGAAGACCATCTATTGCACTTCTTCTTTTTAGGGGGACCTGACTTTATTGTAACCCCATCTGCTCCACCGGAAGAAAGAAATATCCTTGGTGTTATTGGAAAAGTCGGATTAGAAATCGGCACAAAAGTTATTGCCACAAGAAGAAAAATCAGGGAAATTGTAACTCATCTTTCTGGCAGAATTATCCATCCAGTTGGAGGACTTCCCGGCGGTGTTTCTAAGAATTTAATTGAAGAAAAAAGAAAAGAATTCCTAAAGTATGCAAAACAAGCATTAGAATTTGCCCAAGAATCCATTAAAATCTTTAATGATATAGTTCTTAAAAATGATAAATATTTGGATTTGATTGTCGGAGATATTTATAAACATAAGACCTATTATATGGGTTTAGTAGACGAAAACAACAAAGTTAATTTCTATGATGGGAAGGTTAGGGTTGTAGACCCAGAAGGCAAGGAAATTCTAAAATTTGAAGCAAAAGATTATCTAAAATACATTGCAGAACATGTTGAGCCCTGGAGTTATATGAAATTTCCATTTCTTAAAAAAATTGGTTGGAAAGGATTTGTTGATGGGAAAAATAGCGGTGTGTATCGCGTTGCCCCTCTTGGAAGATTGAATGCCTCTAATGGCATGGCAACTCCTATTGCACAAGTTAAATATGAAAAAATGTATGATAAATTAGGCGGAAAACCTGCTCATAATACACTTGCCTTCCATTGGGCAAGATTGATTGAAGTAATCTATGCTGCTGAACATATGGTTGAGTTATTAAAAGATAAAACTATTACTTCACCAGATATTCGTAATCTTCCTACTGGGGTTCCAAATGAAGGTGTTGGTATAACAGAAGCAGCTCGTGGAACTCTATTCCATCATTATAAAACCGATGAAAATGGCATTGTTACTGCCGTTAATCTGCTCGTTGCAACTGTTGCGAATGCAGCTGGAATGTCAATGTCAATTGCAAAAGCGGCTCAGAAACTTATAAAAAATAGTAAAGTTAATGATGGCTTGCTTAATATGGTAGAAATGGCATTCCGAGCTTATGACCCCTGCCTTGCCTGTGCTACTCATTCTTTGCCGGGTAAAACTCCTCTTATTGTGAATATACATAATAATGCTGGGAATATAATAAAAACTATTAGGAGAGACTGA